A window of Oligoflexus sp. contains these coding sequences:
- a CDS encoding DUF4160 domain-containing protein encodes MIDIWPRDHRPVHCHVTVNNDSEYRIFLPELSFEYVEGKPLTSSVLKHIQQIVWDQRFPIGKEWRRLHGN; translated from the coding sequence GTGATTGATATCTGGCCTAGGGATCATCGACCGGTTCATTGTCACGTGACCGTCAACAACGATTCGGAGTATCGGATTTTTCTTCCTGAGTTGAGCTTTGAATATGTTGAAGGAAAACCTCTTACATCAAGTGTGCTAAAGCACATCCAGCAAATTGTATGGGACCAACGTTTCCCTATTGGAAAAGAATGGAGAAGATTGCATGGAAATTAA
- a CDS encoding Wadjet anti-phage system protein JetD domain-containing protein: MLSPETLEKRAQRAWPSLLKGELAFPWAIPLGSPRGRELLESFDSVLAWAGGIRRLAMRHGLRLVEILVRHRQLGEQSLPQTLIVEDLAAYLRWQKKEQLYRQWTQARELTLVEFPMLSDWIHKRTDVLEDRLDVWPQCLSVLRYFLKHPRPDRYVRELDIPGIDSKFIETHRPLLDQLLQLVLRLEPSGELVDSLRSFCRKYRLRFDPLLIRFRWLDPRLAAQTLGLSDLSVMLEEFQQLNPPVSKVFISENKTNVLSFPLVRDSLVIFGQGGGVGALAGVPWLRTKDIYYWGDIDTHGFAILAQFRVHFPKVRSFLMDSRILEDCRELWVQEERPRATAFPRDLLHENEAELYQKLESGSWGTNIRLEQERIPFHHVLAALEDVGR, encoded by the coding sequence ATGTTGTCACCTGAGACTTTGGAAAAGAGGGCCCAGCGGGCATGGCCCAGTCTGCTCAAAGGGGAGCTGGCTTTTCCCTGGGCGATCCCTCTGGGATCGCCCAGAGGTCGTGAGCTTCTGGAGTCATTCGATAGCGTGCTGGCCTGGGCTGGCGGCATAAGACGGTTGGCTATGCGGCACGGGCTTCGGCTGGTCGAGATACTTGTGAGGCATCGGCAGCTGGGCGAGCAGAGTCTTCCCCAAACTCTTATAGTCGAGGACTTGGCAGCTTATTTGCGCTGGCAGAAGAAGGAACAGCTTTATAGGCAATGGACCCAGGCGCGGGAGCTGACACTGGTCGAATTTCCTATGTTGAGCGATTGGATTCATAAACGCACCGATGTACTGGAAGATCGGCTAGATGTTTGGCCGCAGTGCCTCTCCGTTCTCCGCTATTTTCTAAAGCACCCTCGTCCCGACCGCTATGTTCGAGAGCTCGATATCCCTGGAATCGACAGCAAATTCATTGAAACCCACCGTCCGCTGCTTGATCAACTTCTGCAACTTGTTCTTCGGCTTGAGCCAAGCGGTGAGCTCGTAGACTCCCTCAGGTCCTTTTGCCGAAAGTATCGACTCCGGTTTGACCCCCTCCTCATCCGATTCCGCTGGCTTGATCCTCGTCTGGCTGCGCAGACCCTGGGTTTGAGCGACCTGAGCGTTATGTTAGAAGAATTTCAGCAGCTCAACCCTCCGGTCTCGAAGGTGTTCATTTCTGAAAACAAGACTAACGTGCTTTCTTTTCCGCTGGTCAGGGACTCTCTCGTTATTTTTGGGCAGGGCGGTGGCGTAGGTGCATTGGCAGGCGTTCCCTGGCTGAGAACGAAAGACATTTATTACTGGGGGGATATTGATACCCACGGGTTTGCCATTCTTGCCCAGTTCCGGGTGCATTTTCCCAAAGTTCGCTCGTTCCTTATGGACTCTCGTATACTTGAAGACTGTCGTGAACTCTGGGTCCAGGAGGAACGGCCCCGGGCTACCGCCTTTCCCCGCGATCTCCTCCATGAAAACGAGGCCGAACTCTATCAAAAATTGGAATCCGGGTCTTGGGGGACCAACATCAGGCTCGAGCAGGAGCGTATTCCTTTTCACCATGTTCTAGCTGCTCTGGAGGACGTGGGCAGGTGA
- a CDS encoding helix-turn-helix transcriptional regulator, which translates to MEIKKTEKGWEYGGILFKDERSAQLSKQADEAASGTSARAEALPPAENFQLVYDGSQEKSFGKFVEKVLKEKDISISRLAKELCVSRPTLYAWMSGASIPTELNLDKIYVFTKANPEEIFMALTDNFEGQKESIRQKIFALPKVSGH; encoded by the coding sequence ATGGAAATTAAAAAAACGGAAAAAGGTTGGGAATACGGAGGTATTCTCTTTAAAGATGAGAGATCGGCACAGCTCTCGAAGCAAGCTGATGAAGCTGCTTCGGGGACTTCTGCTAGAGCCGAGGCCTTGCCTCCCGCTGAAAATTTTCAACTTGTTTATGACGGATCTCAGGAAAAATCATTCGGTAAATTTGTTGAAAAGGTTCTGAAAGAAAAAGATATAAGCATTTCAAGGCTTGCGAAGGAACTGTGTGTAAGTCGGCCCACTCTTTATGCTTGGATGTCAGGTGCAAGTATTCCGACCGAGTTGAACTTGGATAAAATCTATGTGTTCACGAAAGCAAATCCAGAAGAAATATTTATGGCTTTAACCGATAATTTTGAGGGGCAAAAAGAAAGCATCCGTCAAAAAATTTTTGCACTTCCAAAGGTAAGCGGGCATTAA
- a CDS encoding DUF3375 domain-containing protein, translating to MEIQDLQYLREGHAGFRLFRSQHFAFTASLFWKRFVRANQRALDEVTLLEAIEDHLYQSPHEVCPQTPARDILKHWVEAQYLRQYYSERDDVARYELTVSIEKALDWVYSLRPRSFVGTESRLRTIYELLLQIREQTEKDTQMRVNLLMAERQKITDEIDRVLRGELSFLTDVQVKERFAQLGDMARQLLRDFTEVEQNFRQLDRQVRRRITQLDGHKSTVLESVFRESDIIKESEQGRSFQAFFEFLLSPGRQEEMETLLNHVYSLEAIRMGEPDLFLSSVQSRLIDATDKVQSTQNQLAAQLRRFLDDRQRLQNTRISQLIDRIEQGLLNSDFAEATDSAWSYLDEQAPHIEIPTRSLYRIPLKFEADTAVEVADHQKVSAAALFSLDVIDERQLLLRIRRCLDITDPVSLKEVLDHYPLEKGIAELVTYIKLALRDPHGTVSSDSTFDLIITSRHGERKVAVPHTWFSR from the coding sequence ATGGAAATTCAGGACTTACAGTATCTTCGCGAAGGTCATGCGGGCTTTCGCCTGTTTCGCTCGCAGCATTTTGCCTTTACCGCTAGCCTTTTCTGGAAGCGATTTGTACGTGCCAATCAGCGAGCTCTTGACGAAGTGACTCTGCTCGAAGCGATTGAAGATCATCTTTACCAATCCCCCCATGAGGTTTGCCCACAGACTCCTGCTCGTGACATTCTGAAACATTGGGTGGAGGCGCAGTACCTACGTCAATATTATTCCGAGCGGGACGACGTCGCACGCTATGAGTTGACGGTTTCGATCGAAAAGGCGCTGGACTGGGTGTATAGCCTACGCCCTCGCTCATTTGTGGGGACTGAGTCCCGCCTCCGGACTATTTACGAACTTCTCCTGCAAATTCGCGAACAAACGGAGAAGGATACCCAAATGCGTGTCAATCTGCTGATGGCGGAACGGCAGAAGATTACCGATGAAATAGACCGGGTCCTGCGCGGTGAGCTGAGTTTTCTGACCGATGTTCAAGTCAAAGAGCGCTTCGCGCAACTTGGAGACATGGCGCGGCAGCTTCTGCGGGATTTTACAGAGGTTGAGCAGAATTTTCGCCAGCTGGACCGGCAGGTTCGTCGCCGTATTACTCAGCTCGACGGGCATAAGTCCACGGTTCTGGAATCGGTCTTTCGTGAAAGTGACATCATCAAGGAATCGGAGCAAGGTCGCAGCTTTCAGGCTTTCTTTGAATTCCTGCTGTCGCCGGGCCGTCAGGAGGAAATGGAAACGCTCCTGAATCATGTTTATAGTCTTGAGGCCATACGCATGGGCGAACCCGATCTCTTTCTCAGCAGTGTGCAGTCACGTCTTATCGATGCGACTGACAAGGTTCAGTCAACCCAAAACCAGCTCGCCGCTCAGCTACGACGATTTCTTGACGATCGCCAGCGGCTTCAGAACACCAGAATCTCGCAGCTGATTGACAGGATCGAACAGGGTCTTCTGAATTCGGATTTCGCTGAGGCCACCGATTCGGCTTGGTCTTATCTTGACGAGCAGGCCCCGCACATTGAGATCCCGACCCGGAGCCTCTACAGGATACCACTTAAGTTTGAAGCAGACACAGCAGTCGAGGTGGCCGACCATCAAAAAGTGTCAGCAGCTGCTCTCTTCAGTCTGGATGTGATTGACGAGCGGCAGCTTCTGCTCCGGATCAGACGCTGTCTGGATATAACCGATCCCGTATCACTGAAGGAAGTCCTTGACCATTATCCGCTGGAAAAAGGCATTGCTGAACTGGTGACCTATATCAAACTTGCCTTGCGAGATCCCCACGGCACAGTCAGCAGCGACAGCACATTTGACCTTATTATCACGAGTCGACATGGTGAACGCAAGGTCGCCGTGCCTCACACATGGTTTAGCAGGTGA
- a CDS encoding recombinase family protein — protein MESEPNPSQPNGIDQLCIKYLKDSLKHLSDTIKVKDTNRPGYQKLWDLISGQKIDFCVAAELSRLSRSLVDFLAFVAHCEANKVDLFIIGLDLDSSNPFGRMMVVVLVALAQFEREMTAVRFRENAVARLLRGGESMELRKS, from the coding sequence ATCGAATCAGAACCAAATCCAAGTCAGCCAAATGGGATCGATCAACTGTGTATCAAATACTTAAAAGACAGCCTCAAGCATCTCAGTGATACCATCAAAGTTAAGGATACCAATCGACCCGGCTACCAGAAACTCTGGGATCTCATCAGTGGGCAGAAAATAGATTTCTGTGTAGCCGCAGAGCTGAGCCGCCTCAGCCGGTCCTTAGTCGATTTTCTGGCTTTCGTCGCACACTGCGAAGCCAACAAAGTCGATCTCTTCATCATTGGGCTAGACCTTGATTCATCAAATCCTTTCGGCAGAATGATGGTGGTGGTTCTCGTGGCTCTTGCTCAATTTGAAAGGGAAATGACGGCGGTTCGGTTTCGGGAAAATGCTGTAGCCCGATTGCTGAGGGGCGGAGAGTCAATGGAGCTGCGGAAATCCTAG
- a CDS encoding transposase yields MMDRVIFQNRNLSSLGGLLLFKELLVGSRLHERVGEALPRQRIASGASGYDKFRALLLGFLSGAECLEDMDNLRTDPMFREVNGTLVGSTTYGDYLRKFSGFQLQRLNQELYRLAVEFHIRSRSSERLIMDIDSRGHEQYGVKIEGLAYNYKNGWGLDSIEVFDQKGFLHYLNVREGNAFTADGAQVHKINAQRFGRSRKYGVGSESSTARVSHARVY; encoded by the coding sequence ATGATGGATCGCGTGATTTTTCAGAACAGGAATTTGTCGTCGCTCGGTGGTTTGCTTTTGTTCAAGGAGCTGCTTGTGGGCAGCCGGCTCCATGAGCGTGTTGGCGAGGCGCTGCCTCGCCAACGGATAGCATCTGGTGCTTCAGGATATGATAAATTTCGGGCTCTTTTGCTGGGCTTTTTGAGCGGAGCGGAATGTCTGGAGGATATGGACAATCTTCGTACGGACCCTATGTTTCGCGAGGTCAATGGGACTCTTGTCGGCTCGACAACATATGGCGATTATCTGCGCAAATTTTCCGGATTTCAATTGCAGCGTTTGAATCAGGAACTCTACCGTCTGGCAGTGGAATTTCATATCCGCAGCCGATCGTCAGAACGTTTGATAATGGATATCGATTCGAGGGGTCATGAGCAGTATGGTGTGAAGATAGAGGGTCTGGCCTATAACTACAAAAACGGGTGGGGCCTGGATTCCATTGAAGTGTTTGATCAGAAAGGTTTCCTCCACTACCTGAATGTGCGTGAAGGCAATGCGTTCACCGCCGATGGGGCACAAGTTCACAAAATCAATGCTCAGAGGTTTGGCAGATCCCGAAAATATGGAGTGGGATCTGAGTCGAGCACGGCAAGAGTTTCTCATGCGAGGGTATACTGA
- a CDS encoding DUF4194 domain-containing protein, translating into MQTDQLSAPSVPRPEFSAVLIHLLRGPLYSQERPQLWNSLLTMQVEVKTYFQVIQLALYLDEAEGYAFLRQMEPDLNDDSVPRLIRRRPLGLAMSVLCLLLRKWLVEHDTKGGEPRVIMDRKTIHAELGLYLKDDRSEAKKADKMDKYIQQAVDWGLVRELKGDSEKLEILRITKALINAEWLGNLEERLRQYQQQTETPAEDQDNV; encoded by the coding sequence ATGCAAACAGATCAGCTGTCAGCGCCGTCTGTCCCGCGTCCAGAATTCTCGGCCGTGCTCATTCATCTTTTGCGAGGGCCACTTTATAGTCAGGAAAGGCCCCAACTGTGGAACAGCCTTCTGACCATGCAGGTGGAGGTCAAGACGTACTTTCAAGTGATCCAACTCGCACTCTATCTTGATGAGGCCGAAGGCTATGCGTTTCTCAGGCAGATGGAGCCAGATCTGAATGATGACTCCGTGCCGCGTCTTATCCGCCGCCGACCACTTGGTCTTGCGATGAGTGTTCTCTGTCTTTTGCTTCGCAAGTGGCTTGTCGAGCATGACACGAAAGGGGGTGAACCGCGGGTCATCATGGATCGGAAAACCATTCATGCGGAACTTGGCCTCTATTTGAAGGATGACCGCAGCGAGGCGAAAAAGGCTGATAAGATGGATAAGTACATCCAACAGGCAGTGGACTGGGGTCTCGTGCGAGAGCTCAAGGGTGACAGCGAAAAATTGGAAATCCTGAGAATTACCAAAGCTCTGATCAATGCCGAATGGCTTGGCAACCTTGAGGAAAGACTCCGCCAGTACCAGCAGCAAACGGAAACTCCAGCTGAGGATCAGGACAATGTATGA
- a CDS encoding ATP-binding protein — protein sequence MYERVEGYRLNRFELLNWGTFHKSIWKIEPRNHNALLTGDIGSGKSTLVDALTILLVPRPSNQIVFNKAAGAQAQERTLRSYILGEYKNEVDSDSQKARAVMLRNHGSYSVLLGYFYNQTSLHGVSLAQIFFFREKGGQPERLFVVYEGDLTIHGDFRGIDDVHQLKMRLKAKGAKVGDGLAAYASQFRRLMGITSDRALELFYQTLSMKSVADLTDFVRDHMLEVDDTRERVDILCRSFDDLDRAHKAVVKARRQIELLDPLVQAGIEFAALEKRSSLHRQQRDLLEVWRAQNVLRMEQDRKLQLEQELQKTRQKIQLADQEEERLRSEEDGIRQAIAANGGARLQELEREQKRQDALYGQAQSSRENFHRRVTSLDMPLPQNLEQFVDLGQKIVARRHELIEAERDFDNHRMEVRHSFKELNERILQLAGEIKSLEGRPNNIPRHLLELRQQICESLQLPEIQLPFVGELLQVLPTAQLWEGAIERVLHGFALSLLVDDKNYALVSNWVDQTRLKGRLVYYRWGKPQRTVDLTSLQSQSLLLKIAIKEDSAAYDWLLNQLQQRFDYRCCETLDDFRRSSYALTRQGQIKSGGDRHEKDDRSALGDRSRYVLGWNNKAKLDTLRQQREAFEQKAQLVAQELSQLEAKRESFRELIETLRLLEEVRTYEQIDVESPLKLLAQIRQERELIEGQSGKLRELQERLRTLKAKLEEQRLQRNELSDKRAKDESRIESSLNEQERARDILKQMDALQLADVLPTIEPLYRDMYQDPPNLNTILARERAIREKLQTEIANLQKRIDRLRDSIIKNMQSYRAEFTVETSEVDASLEAFADYQRMLKELQDDGLPSYESRFKEELNEKTIQSVVQFQSRLERSKRDIHERITQINLSLHTIDYNDGTYIELKAIPSSDADIRQFQQDLRSCLEGSLSGKLYDEQRFLKVKALIERFRGREGSVETDRRWTQRVTDVRHWFEFAAAEIWRNDSTVREYYESGSGKSGGQKEKLAYTVLASALAYQYGLHEKQSLDRSFRFVCIDEAFGKGSDESTRYGLELFQKLGLQLLVVTPLQKIKVIEDYVQAVHFVHNDGGKNSMLRNMSIEEYRKDRDKYREVAESLSPNPIKVPSNVVT from the coding sequence ATGTATGAACGGGTCGAAGGGTATCGATTAAATCGGTTTGAGCTTTTGAATTGGGGCACCTTTCACAAAAGCATTTGGAAAATCGAACCTCGCAATCACAATGCCCTGCTCACCGGCGATATCGGGTCAGGGAAATCCACGCTGGTGGATGCCTTGACCATACTCCTCGTGCCCCGCCCATCCAATCAAATCGTTTTTAACAAGGCGGCGGGCGCTCAGGCTCAGGAACGCACTCTGCGATCCTATATTTTGGGCGAATACAAAAACGAGGTCGATTCGGATAGTCAAAAAGCCCGCGCGGTTATGCTACGAAACCATGGCAGCTATAGCGTTTTGCTTGGCTACTTCTATAACCAGACAAGCCTTCATGGTGTTTCTCTGGCGCAAATTTTCTTTTTCCGCGAAAAGGGCGGGCAGCCTGAGCGCCTCTTCGTCGTGTATGAAGGCGATTTGACTATTCATGGCGATTTTCGTGGCATTGATGATGTCCACCAGCTGAAAATGCGTCTTAAAGCCAAAGGAGCCAAGGTCGGTGATGGTCTGGCGGCCTACGCTTCGCAATTCCGTCGTCTAATGGGCATCACGAGCGATCGGGCTCTCGAGCTCTTTTATCAAACGCTGTCGATGAAGTCAGTCGCTGATCTCACCGATTTTGTACGTGATCATATGCTCGAAGTGGACGACACTCGTGAGCGTGTGGATATTCTTTGCCGCAGTTTCGATGATCTTGATAGAGCTCATAAGGCAGTGGTCAAAGCCCGTCGGCAGATCGAGCTTCTTGATCCTTTGGTGCAGGCGGGGATCGAGTTTGCTGCACTCGAGAAGCGGTCCTCACTGCATCGGCAGCAACGCGATCTTTTGGAAGTCTGGCGGGCTCAAAACGTTCTTCGGATGGAGCAGGATAGAAAGCTGCAGCTCGAACAGGAACTGCAAAAGACCCGGCAGAAAATTCAGCTAGCCGACCAGGAGGAAGAGCGCCTCCGGTCAGAAGAGGACGGTATAAGGCAGGCGATTGCCGCCAATGGTGGCGCGCGCCTTCAGGAGCTGGAGCGGGAGCAAAAACGCCAGGATGCGCTTTATGGGCAGGCGCAAAGCTCCCGCGAGAACTTTCACCGGAGGGTGACCAGCCTTGACATGCCTCTGCCTCAAAATTTGGAGCAGTTTGTTGATCTGGGTCAAAAAATAGTAGCGCGACGGCATGAACTTATTGAAGCCGAACGCGACTTCGACAATCATCGAATGGAGGTCCGACATTCGTTTAAAGAACTTAACGAACGGATTCTGCAGCTGGCAGGAGAAATAAAATCTCTGGAGGGCCGGCCAAACAATATTCCCAGGCATCTTTTGGAATTACGTCAGCAGATCTGCGAGAGCTTGCAACTGCCTGAGATCCAGCTTCCTTTCGTGGGAGAACTGCTCCAGGTGCTTCCGACCGCCCAGCTTTGGGAAGGTGCCATCGAGCGAGTCTTGCACGGGTTTGCCCTGAGTCTTCTGGTTGATGATAAGAACTATGCTCTGGTGTCCAACTGGGTGGATCAGACGCGACTGAAGGGTCGACTGGTCTATTACCGCTGGGGAAAACCTCAGCGAACCGTGGACCTGACTAGCTTGCAGTCTCAAAGTCTGCTTTTGAAAATTGCCATCAAAGAGGACTCCGCTGCCTATGACTGGCTCCTCAATCAGCTGCAGCAAAGATTTGATTATCGCTGCTGCGAAACCCTCGATGATTTCCGCCGAAGTTCATATGCCTTGACCCGGCAAGGCCAGATCAAGAGCGGTGGAGATCGGCATGAAAAGGATGATCGTAGCGCGCTCGGCGATCGTTCCCGCTATGTTCTTGGCTGGAATAATAAGGCCAAGCTCGATACCCTCCGCCAGCAGCGGGAGGCATTTGAGCAAAAGGCGCAGCTTGTGGCCCAGGAACTTTCTCAGCTGGAAGCGAAACGCGAGTCATTTCGCGAGCTGATTGAAACGCTTAGGCTGCTGGAGGAAGTCAGAACCTATGAGCAGATTGATGTGGAATCTCCGCTCAAGCTTTTGGCTCAGATCCGCCAGGAGCGGGAGCTCATTGAAGGTCAGTCAGGCAAGCTGCGCGAACTGCAGGAAAGGTTGCGAACGCTGAAGGCAAAGCTTGAAGAGCAACGTCTGCAGCGAAATGAACTAAGCGATAAAAGGGCCAAGGACGAGTCGCGGATTGAGTCCAGTCTGAATGAGCAGGAGCGCGCCAGGGATATACTTAAGCAGATGGACGCGTTACAGCTTGCCGACGTACTTCCAACTATCGAACCCCTTTATAGGGACATGTACCAGGACCCTCCAAACCTCAACACGATCCTAGCGAGGGAAAGGGCTATACGGGAAAAGCTGCAGACTGAAATTGCTAATTTGCAAAAACGAATTGATCGGCTCCGCGATTCCATCATCAAGAATATGCAGAGCTATCGCGCTGAGTTCACGGTCGAAACCAGTGAGGTTGACGCCAGCCTGGAGGCTTTTGCTGATTATCAAAGGATGTTGAAAGAGTTGCAGGATGATGGTCTGCCGTCTTACGAGTCGCGATTCAAAGAGGAACTTAATGAAAAGACGATCCAGTCCGTGGTCCAGTTTCAGAGCCGCCTTGAACGATCGAAAAGGGATATCCACGAGCGTATTACGCAGATTAACTTGTCGCTGCACACCATAGATTATAATGATGGAACCTATATCGAGCTGAAGGCCATACCCTCGTCTGACGCCGATATCCGGCAATTCCAGCAGGATCTCCGGAGTTGTCTGGAAGGGAGTTTAAGCGGCAAGCTCTACGATGAGCAGCGGTTCCTTAAAGTCAAAGCCTTGATCGAGCGCTTTCGTGGCCGCGAAGGTAGCGTCGAGACGGATAGGCGGTGGACGCAGCGGGTAACCGACGTTCGTCACTGGTTTGAGTTTGCTGCAGCTGAGATTTGGCGAAATGACTCTACGGTGCGGGAGTACTATGAATCGGGCAGTGGAAAATCCGGCGGGCAGAAGGAAAAATTAGCTTATACGGTTCTGGCCTCGGCTCTGGCCTATCAGTATGGACTTCATGAGAAGCAGAGTTTGGACCGGTCTTTCCGCTTCGTCTGCATTGACGAGGCCTTTGGCAAGGGGTCGGATGAAAGTACCCGCTATGGCTTGGAACTCTTTCAGAAACTGGGGCTCCAGCTCCTGGTTGTCACACCCCTGCAAAAAATTAAGGTTATCGAAGACTATGTGCAAGCCGTGCACTTCGTGCACAATGATGGCGGGAAGAATTCCATGCTGCGGAATATGTCCATCGAGGAGTACCGGAAGGACCGCGACAAATATCGAGAGGTCGCTGAATCCCTAAGCCCGAACCCCATAAAGGTCCCAAGCAATGTTGTCACCTGA